A single window of Priestia filamentosa DNA harbors:
- a CDS encoding GntR family transcriptional regulator, with the protein MTLFKISHQRKTLGDSIYAHLRNEIISLRLKPGEMIYENEVASDFGVSRTPVREAFRLLANEEFIEILPQKGARISYISTKKVKEAWFVRESLEISAFKKVAIDWNNEEDRFQKMYKSIVENLEEQRQASRKQDYVEFFRLDEVYHKIVMDEVDNATLLSFINRLRGHVNRLRYLEFYDRKDTNRITDDHQAIFDALINKDPVKVEDLLTKHLRQSPNYLQKVIDKYPDYFQLD; encoded by the coding sequence ATGACATTATTTAAGATTTCTCATCAACGAAAAACGCTAGGAGACAGCATATATGCTCATCTTCGCAACGAAATTATTTCGCTTCGATTGAAGCCAGGTGAAATGATCTATGAAAATGAAGTAGCTTCTGATTTCGGAGTTAGTCGTACTCCAGTGAGGGAAGCCTTCCGATTACTTGCTAATGAAGAGTTTATTGAAATCTTGCCTCAAAAAGGGGCTCGTATTTCTTATATTTCAACCAAAAAAGTAAAGGAGGCATGGTTTGTAAGAGAGAGTCTTGAAATAAGCGCTTTTAAGAAAGTGGCAATAGATTGGAATAATGAAGAAGATCGATTTCAGAAAATGTATAAAAGTATTGTAGAAAATTTAGAAGAACAAAGACAAGCATCACGTAAGCAAGATTACGTTGAATTTTTCCGATTGGACGAAGTTTATCATAAGATTGTAATGGATGAAGTAGACAATGCAACACTTCTTTCTTTCATAAACCGACTTCGTGGGCATGTAAATAGATTAAGATATCTAGAATTCTATGATCGAAAGGATACTAACAGGATTACGGACGATCATCAAGCGATATTTGATGCTCTTATAAATAAAGATCCTGTTAAAGTAGAAGACCTCTTAACTAAACATCTTAGACAATCTCCTAATTATTTGCAAAAAGTGATTGATAAATATCCTGATTATTTTCAATTAGACTAA